One window from the genome of Oncorhynchus kisutch isolate 150728-3 linkage group LG21, Okis_V2, whole genome shotgun sequence encodes:
- the LOC109866327 gene encoding neuromedin-B receptor produces the protein MDNILENVSFTGHSVFYNFTDDWIPAERETIDFIIRCVIPTVYILIITIGLLGNITLVKIFITNSAMRSVPNIFISSLAAGDLLLLVTCVPVDAFRYFFEEWIFGVVACKLIPVIQLTSVGVSVFTLTALSADRYKAIVNPMDIQTSSAVFWTCLKAVSIWVISVLLAVPEAIFSQVVHIQDKNVTFTACVPYPLSNDMHPKIHSILIFLVYFLIPLGIISVYYFHIARTLVKSAHDMPGEISEHTKRQMETRKRLAKIVLVFVGLFALCWFPNHVLYMYRSFNYRQIDSSLSHLIITLLARVLSFSSSCVNPFALYLLSESFRRHFNSSLHCKRKPHHERNTSYLQHTSAIRMTSIKKTTPTVINGHGNRQEVTL, from the exons ATGGATAATATTTTAGAGAACGTATCTTTTACTGGACATTCTGTCTTTTACAACTTTACTGACGATTGGATACCTGCTGAAAGAGAAACTATTGATTTTATTATAAGATGTGTCATACCGACTGTGTATATTCTGATCATAACGATTGGATTGTTGGGGAACATTACCTTGGTTAAGATTTTTATCACCAACAGTGCAATGAGGAGCGTTCCCAACATATTTATTTCGAGTTTGGCAGCTGGGGATCTTTTGCTTTTGGTCACTTGTGTTCCAGTGGATGCGTTCAGATACTTCTTTGAGGAGTGGATCTTCGGTGTTGTGGCTTGCAAACTAATTCCGGTCATTCAACTCACTTCAGTCGGAGTCTCGGTGTTCACTCTCACTGCACTAAGCGCGGACAG GTACAAAGCCATTGTGAATCCTATGGACATCCAGACATCCAGCGCCGTGTTCTGGACATGTCTGAAAGCTGTGTCCATCTGGGTGATCTCCGTCCTGCTGGCGGTGCCCGAGGCCATCTTCTCCCAGGTAGTACACATCCAGGACAAGAATGTGACCTTCACCGCCTGcgtgccctatcccctttccaaCGACATGCATCCCAAGATCCACTCCATCCTCATATTCCTGGTGTACTTCCTGATTCCCCTGGGGATCATCTCTGTATACTACTTCCACATCGCCAGGACTCTAGTCAAGAGTGCTCACGACATGCCTGGAGAGATCAGTGAGCACACGAAGAGACAG ATGGAGACGAGAAAACGTCTGGCCAAAATTGTTCTGGTTTTTGTGGGCCTCTTCGCTCTTTGCTGGTTCCCCAACCATGTCTTGTACATGTATCGCTCCTTCAACTACCGTCAGATCGACTCCTCTCTGTCGCACCTCATCATCACCCTGCTGGCCCGGGTGCTAAGTTTCTCCAGCTCCTGTGTCAACCCGTTTGCCCTCTACCTGCTGAGCGAGAGTTTCCGAAGGCACTTCAACAGCTCACTGCACTGCAAGAGGAAGCCCCACCACGAACGCAACACTAGCTACCTGCAGCATACCTCAGCCATAAGAATGACCTCCATCAAGAAGACCACCCCTACTGTCATCAACGGACATGGCAACAGGCAGGAGGTCACTCTGTAG